One Aquarana catesbeiana isolate 2022-GZ linkage group LG06, ASM4218655v1, whole genome shotgun sequence genomic region harbors:
- the LOC141148459 gene encoding zymogen granule membrane protein 16-like, which translates to MLTLLCVCFLLSSTAAVSVQSRRSSFSGEFGVGGGTAFSFSSEQRNGQITGFRIRETTSNIVGIQLQYGDVWGSFYGYSIGTLFEVLLFRGENITQVSGKTGSYVNELIFVTSRGRIFKFGQPSGTNFNDFPLFEGAVLRYISGRYTPNLLTSIGFHWGTQPRCYNCKDGSK; encoded by the exons atgctgaccctcctgtgtgtgtgCTTCTTGCTGAGCTCCACAGCAGCGGTGAGTG TTCAGTCGCGGCGCTCTTCCTTCTCTGGGGAGTTTGGAGTTGGTGGAGGTACAGCTTTCTCTTTCTCTTCGGAACAACGGAACGGGCAAATAACAGGCTTTCGCATCAGGGAGACTACCAGCAATATAGTTGG GATCCAGCTCCAGTATGGTGATGTCTGGGGGTCTTTTTACGGATATTCCATAGGTACTCTTTTCGAGGTCTTGCTGTTCCGCGGTGAAAACATCACTCAGGTGTCAGGGAAAACCGGCTCTTATGTGAATGAGCTGATCTTTGTGACAAGCCGTGGAAGAATATTCAAATTCGGGCAACCATCGGGAACAAACTTCAATGACTTTCCTTTGTTTGAGGGTGCCGTATTGCGCTACATTAGTGGGCGATACACCCCCAACCTCCTGACCAGCATTGGCTTCCACTGGGGCACCCAACCCAGGTGCTACAACTGTAAAGATGGTTCTAAGTGA